A genomic window from Pantoea alhagi includes:
- a CDS encoding heavy metal response regulator transcription factor, translating into MKILVIEDEAKARDYMRKGLTEAGFIVDVAENGQDGLFCAQEHYYDLILLDVMMPGMDGWQVMAAMDKQIHTPVIFLTAKGTVEDRIKGLELGADDYLVKPFSFAELLARVRTQLRRGVQQKLPDILTLADLQLDILKRRVERGGQRIDLTNKEFNLLHLFLLHPGEVLTRTVIASRVWDMNFDSDTNVVDVAVKRLRQKIDAPFAQPLIHTVHGVGYRCEAES; encoded by the coding sequence ATGAAAATTTTGGTTATTGAAGATGAAGCCAAAGCACGCGATTACATGCGCAAAGGATTGACGGAAGCGGGATTCATCGTGGATGTGGCGGAAAATGGCCAGGATGGTTTGTTCTGTGCGCAGGAGCATTATTACGATTTGATTTTACTGGACGTTATGATGCCCGGCATGGATGGATGGCAAGTGATGGCGGCAATGGATAAACAGATTCACACGCCAGTGATCTTCCTTACCGCTAAAGGCACGGTGGAAGATCGCATTAAAGGGCTGGAACTGGGGGCAGATGATTATCTGGTCAAGCCATTTTCGTTCGCCGAACTGCTGGCGCGCGTCCGTACGCAATTACGACGCGGTGTCCAGCAGAAACTGCCTGATATTCTGACGCTTGCCGATTTACAGCTCGATATTCTTAAACGACGCGTAGAGCGCGGTGGTCAGCGAATCGATCTCACTAACAAAGAGTTCAATTTGCTGCATCTGTTCCTGCTACACCCAGGCGAAGTGCTGACGCGCACCGTGATTGCTTCACGCGTATGGGACATGAATTTTGATAGCGACACCAATGTGGTAGACGTGGCGGTTAAGCGCCTGCGGCAGAAAATTGATGCCCCATTTGCCCAACCGCTGATTCACACCGTGCACGGTGTGGGTTATCGCTGTGAAGCCGAATCGTGA
- a CDS encoding alpha/beta hydrolase, with product MKLNKVTLAVGILLATAGGAAQAQAQPVQNIVLVHGAFVGGAGWRPVYDQLTHDGYNVTLVQEPLTSFSQDVAATRRVIEQQNGPVILVGHSYGGAIISEAGNDSKVTGLVYIAAHALDNGETEASNGKKYPNSAHPFIKSGDGYLTIAPEYYHSDFAADLPAAQADFEAHAQMPTNAAVFTANIPHPAWKSKPSWYMVAKADKIISPDLERMYARRARSHMVEIAGASHSVYQSHPDDVAKLIEQAAQNAQP from the coding sequence ATGAAATTAAACAAAGTCACCCTTGCAGTGGGTATTCTGCTGGCGACGGCAGGGGGCGCGGCGCAGGCTCAGGCGCAGCCGGTACAGAATATTGTACTGGTGCATGGCGCTTTCGTTGGCGGTGCGGGCTGGCGTCCGGTATACGATCAACTGACGCACGATGGCTATAACGTCACGCTGGTACAGGAACCGCTAACCAGCTTTTCGCAAGATGTAGCGGCGACGCGACGCGTTATTGAGCAGCAAAATGGCCCGGTGATTTTGGTCGGTCACAGCTACGGCGGCGCGATCATCAGTGAAGCCGGTAACGACAGTAAAGTCACTGGCCTGGTGTACATTGCCGCGCATGCGCTGGATAACGGCGAAACTGAAGCCAGTAATGGCAAAAAGTATCCCAATAGCGCGCATCCGTTTATAAAGTCGGGCGACGGCTATCTGACTATCGCGCCAGAATATTATCACAGCGATTTCGCTGCCGACTTGCCTGCTGCACAGGCCGATTTTGAAGCGCATGCGCAGATGCCGACTAACGCGGCGGTGTTCACCGCTAACATTCCCCATCCGGCGTGGAAAAGCAAGCCCAGCTGGTACATGGTGGCGAAAGCTGACAAAATTATCAGTCCCGATCTGGAGCGCATGTACGCCAGGCGCGCGCGCAGCCATATGGTGGAAATTGCCGGTGCCAGCCACTCCGTGTATCAGTCGCATCCTGATGATGTTGCGAAGTTGATCGAGCAAGCCGCACAAAACGCACAGCCTTAA
- a CDS encoding EthD domain-containing protein, translating to MIKVVISFKRRQGMGIQEFRDYRRDVHAPMLFAIPEAKKIRRFVISYPTDYASSEEPRFDAMVEAWFDNSDDMNQLFLSDNFATKVDPDHVNFIDLTSVVRLVTEELIVIE from the coding sequence ATGATCAAAGTCGTCATCAGCTTCAAGCGCCGGCAAGGTATGGGTATACAGGAATTCAGGGATTATCGTCGCGACGTTCATGCACCAATGCTTTTTGCCATTCCCGAAGCAAAGAAGATCCGCCGCTTTGTTATTTCATACCCCACGGATTATGCGTCTTCAGAGGAACCACGGTTCGACGCCATGGTAGAGGCATGGTTCGACAACAGTGACGACATGAACCAACTCTTCCTGTCAGACAACTTTGCAACCAAGGTGGATCCGGACCACGTAAACTTCATTGACTTGACTTCCGTAGTCCGGCTCGTGACCGAAGAACTCATCGTCATTGAATAA
- a CDS encoding amidase: protein MQHLRLTNPDVNAIVTLADDAMKHAVAAEAAVMRGDDLRPLHGVPFTVKDSIDTAGVLTQRGSPIFKNRLPAEDATSVARLKNAGGILLAKTNLPEFSYWIESDNLLSGRSNNPWDLTRTPGGSSGGESAAIAAGMSPLGLGTDLAISVRGPAAQTGITSMKATHGSVPMTGIWPRAPRRFWHVGPMARSVRDIALAFSQLSGPDGHDAFSSSAPVYPDGLSFALSRPLRIGWMTGPGFGPVDPEVAAVVKSAAEALQGTGAVVEHVGIPALEQDFALDVFNRIHVMEMKPAFAAATAGRRPDELYKMARTMLSLPDTSVSDFIDAEQAAERLRDGFEEYFSQYDALITHVLPIPAHKHGVEQFVIDGQKVDATYLQGATVPLNVTGLPGIALPFGKSREGMPVNVQIVGKWHAESTILHIASLLEAASPVKGLHPLL, encoded by the coding sequence ATGCAACATTTACGTCTAACAAACCCAGACGTTAATGCCATTGTGACGCTGGCAGATGATGCAATGAAACATGCCGTTGCGGCGGAAGCGGCAGTGATGAGAGGAGACGATCTCCGTCCTCTGCATGGTGTGCCCTTTACGGTAAAAGATTCGATAGATACCGCTGGCGTACTGACGCAGCGCGGCTCACCCATTTTCAAAAACCGTCTTCCTGCGGAGGACGCAACCAGCGTGGCGCGCCTCAAAAATGCAGGTGGCATTCTGCTGGCAAAAACTAACCTGCCGGAATTCTCATACTGGATTGAGAGCGATAACCTGCTTTCCGGGCGTTCCAATAATCCCTGGGATCTGACCCGCACGCCCGGCGGCTCCAGCGGTGGCGAATCAGCAGCTATTGCCGCGGGAATGTCTCCGCTTGGCCTGGGAACCGATCTGGCCATTTCAGTGCGCGGACCGGCTGCACAGACAGGTATCACCTCTATGAAAGCAACGCACGGCAGCGTGCCCATGACAGGAATCTGGCCACGCGCACCCCGCCGGTTCTGGCATGTGGGTCCTATGGCGCGTTCTGTACGCGACATTGCCCTGGCCTTCTCTCAGCTGTCAGGACCGGACGGGCACGATGCCTTTTCCAGCAGCGCGCCGGTTTACCCGGATGGACTGTCGTTCGCCTTATCGCGTCCGCTTCGCATTGGCTGGATGACCGGCCCGGGCTTTGGACCGGTTGACCCGGAGGTGGCAGCGGTAGTGAAGTCAGCGGCTGAGGCGCTGCAGGGTACCGGCGCTGTTGTGGAGCACGTAGGTATACCGGCGCTGGAGCAGGATTTTGCCCTGGATGTTTTCAACCGGATCCACGTTATGGAAATGAAGCCAGCATTTGCGGCAGCTACCGCAGGCAGGCGTCCTGATGAGCTCTATAAAATGGCCAGGACCATGCTGTCACTGCCGGACACCTCTGTGTCTGACTTTATTGATGCGGAGCAGGCAGCAGAAAGGCTGCGGGATGGTTTTGAAGAATATTTTTCGCAATATGATGCGCTTATTACGCATGTCCTTCCCATTCCGGCACACAAGCACGGCGTTGAACAGTTCGTCATTGATGGGCAGAAAGTGGATGCAACTTATCTTCAGGGGGCCACGGTCCCGCTGAACGTGACCGGGTTACCTGGCATAGCGCTTCCCTTTGGAAAAAGCCGTGAGGGAATGCCGGTAAACGTTCAGATTGTCGGCAAATGGCATGCAGAGAGCACTATTCTGCATATCGCTTCACTGCTTGAAGCTGCCAGCCCGGTAAAAGGGTTACATCCTTTGCTTTAA